Proteins encoded together in one Rhizobium bangladeshense window:
- the purQ gene encoding phosphoribosylformylglycinamidine synthase subunit PurQ produces the protein MKSAVVQLPGLNRDRDMIAALSKISGREPVTIWQTETEIPDVDLIVIPGGFSYGDYLRCGAIAARMPVMQAIIDKAAKGVKVLGVCNGFQILVEAGLLPGALMRNASLKFVCREVKLEVVNAETDFTRAYAQGQVIRSPVAHHDGNYFADEATLAKIEGNGQVVFRYAEGTNPNGSLNDIAAVMNENGNVLGMMPHPENLIEAAHGGSDGRGLFASALDVVAA, from the coding sequence ATGAAATCAGCCGTCGTTCAACTTCCGGGTCTCAACCGTGACCGCGACATGATCGCAGCCTTGAGCAAGATCTCCGGCCGCGAACCGGTGACGATCTGGCAGACAGAAACCGAGATTCCGGATGTCGACCTAATCGTCATCCCCGGCGGCTTCTCCTATGGCGATTATCTTCGTTGCGGCGCGATCGCCGCCCGCATGCCAGTCATGCAGGCGATCATCGACAAGGCCGCAAAGGGCGTGAAGGTGCTCGGCGTTTGCAATGGCTTTCAGATCCTCGTCGAAGCCGGTCTGTTGCCCGGCGCGCTGATGCGCAATGCCTCGTTGAAATTCGTCTGCCGCGAGGTCAAGCTCGAAGTCGTCAATGCAGAGACTGATTTCACCCGCGCCTATGCGCAGGGTCAGGTCATCCGCAGCCCGGTTGCCCATCATGATGGCAATTATTTCGCCGACGAAGCCACGCTGGCGAAGATCGAAGGCAATGGCCAGGTTGTCTTCCGTTATGCAGAAGGCACCAATCCGAACGGCTCGCTCAACGACATCGCCGCCGTCATGAACGAAAACGGAAATGTCCTCGGCATGATGCCGCATCCGGAAAACCTGATCGAAGCAGCCCACGGCGGTTCGGACGGCCGCGGTCTCTTCGCCTCGGCACTCGACGTCGTCGCTGCCTAA
- the purS gene encoding phosphoribosylformylglycinamidine synthase subunit PurS, with product MIKARVTVTLKNGVLDPQGKAIEGALGALGFSGVGHVRQGKVFDLELEGADKAKAEADLKAMCEKLLANTVIENYTISLD from the coding sequence GTGATCAAGGCTCGTGTCACCGTCACGCTGAAAAACGGCGTTCTCGATCCGCAGGGCAAGGCCATCGAAGGCGCGCTCGGCGCTCTCGGCTTTTCGGGCGTCGGCCATGTAAGGCAGGGCAAGGTCTTCGACCTGGAGCTCGAAGGCGCCGACAAGGCCAAGGCCGAAGCCGACCTCAAGGCCATGTGCGAAAAATTGCTGGCAAATACGGTCATCGAGAACTACACCATTTCTCTCGATTGA
- the purC gene encoding phosphoribosylaminoimidazolesuccinocarboxamide synthase: protein MNRRRRIYEGKAKILYEGPEPGTLIQFFKDDATAFNKKKHEVIDGKGVLNNRISEYIFSHLNKIGIPTHFIRRLNMREQLIKEVEMIPLEIVVRNVAAGSLAKRLGIEEGVVLPRSIIEFYYKSDALDDPMVSEEHITAFGWANPAELDDIMALAIRVNDFMTGLFLGVGIQLVDFKIECGRLFEGDLMRIILADEISPDSCRLWDIETREKMDKDRFRRDLGGLLEAYSEVARRLGIINENEPVRGTGPVLVK from the coding sequence GATCCAGTTCTTCAAGGATGATGCCACCGCCTTCAACAAGAAGAAACACGAAGTCATCGACGGCAAGGGCGTCCTCAACAACCGCATTTCCGAATATATCTTCAGCCATCTGAACAAGATCGGCATCCCCACCCACTTCATCCGCCGGCTCAACATGCGCGAGCAGCTGATCAAGGAAGTGGAAATGATCCCGCTGGAGATCGTCGTGCGCAACGTGGCGGCCGGTTCTCTTGCCAAGCGCCTTGGCATCGAGGAAGGCGTCGTCCTGCCGCGCTCGATCATCGAGTTCTATTACAAGTCCGACGCGCTCGACGATCCGATGGTCTCCGAAGAGCACATCACCGCTTTCGGCTGGGCCAATCCGGCCGAGCTCGACGACATCATGGCGCTTGCTATCCGGGTCAATGACTTCATGACCGGCCTCTTCCTCGGTGTCGGCATCCAGCTCGTCGATTTCAAGATTGAATGCGGCCGCCTCTTCGAGGGCGATCTGATGCGCATCATCCTCGCCGACGAGATCTCGCCGGACAGCTGCCGGCTCTGGGACATCGAAACCCGCGAGAAGATGGACAAGGACCGCTTCCGCCGCGACCTTGGCGGATTGCTTGAAGCCTATTCCGAAGTCGCTCGCCGTCTCGGCATCATCAATGAAAACGAGCCTGTGCGCGGCACCGGCCCGGTTCTCGTCAAGTAA